The genomic DNA CGGCCTCGACACCCCGCTCGGCCGGCTGTTCCAGGGGGGACGGCAACTGTCCGGCGGGCAGTGGCAACGGCTGGCGCTGGCCCGCCTGTACTTCCGGCAGGCGTCCGTGCTGGTGTTCGACGAACCCACCGCCGCCCTCGACGCCCAGGCGGAATTCGAGACCATCCAGGCCCTCCGGGCGCAGGCTGCTGGCCGCATCACGCTGCTGATCTCGCACCGCTTCTCGACCGTGCGACTGGCCGACACCATCATCGTCCTCGAGGGCGGCGTGATCACCGAGAGCGGCAACCACGAGGAACTCCTGGCCCGCGCGGGCCGCTACGCGCAGCTGTACGACCTTCAGGCACGCGGGTACGCGCCGGGCACCCCGGCCGGCCCACCACCCCAACCCTGAACCTGGGGGTCTCGGTTCAGGCGGGTCGCACGCCCCCTCACCCTTCCGTCGCTTCGCTCCTCCCTCCCTCTCCCGCGGGGGGAGAGGGCAGCAGGGTTCACGTCAGTACGCGGCGACCTGTCCGTCCGTGCGGGATTCGCTGCCTCCCACCAGCACGCCCGTGCGCGGGTCCCGCCAGATGATCTGACCGCGCCCGAACGCGTTCGGGTTCAGCTGCACCTGCACGTCATGCCCGCGGGCCTGCAACGCACGCGCCTGCACGGCCCCGAGTTCATGCTCGACCTCCACGGTCTTCCCGCCGGTCCACTGCCAGCGGGGGGCGTCCAGCGCCTGCTGCGGGTTCAGGCCGTAACGGACGGTGTTCAGCGTGACCTGCAGGTGCCCCTGCGGCTGCATGAACCCGCCCATCACGCCGAACGGCCCGACCGGCTGATCCGCGCGCGTGAGGAAACCGGGAATGATGGTGTGGTACGGGCGTTTGCGGGGCGCGATCTCGTTCGGGTGCCCGGCCTGCATGGAGAAGTTATGCCCCCGGTTCTGCAGGGCGATTCCCGTGCCGGGCACGACCACGCCGCTCCCGAAGCCCATGTAGTTGCTCTGGATCAGGCTGACCATCTGCCCGTCCCGGTCGGCAGCGGCGAGGTACACGGTGCCGTGACTGTTCGGGTCGCCCGCCTGCGGGTCCAGGGCCTGCTCGCCGATCAGGGCGCGGCGGGCCGACAGGTACGCGGGCGACAGCAGGGCGTCCACCGGGACGGCGCTGTGCTGCGGGTCGGCCACGTACCGGTGGGCGTCCGCGAAGCCCAGTTTCATCGCCTCGATCTGCGCGTGCAGGCCGGCCGGGTCGTCCCGGTGGTCGGGCAGGGTCAGGCCGTTCACGATGCCCAGCGCGATCAGGGCGGCCAGACCCTGCCCGTTCGGCGGGATCTCCCAGAGGCGGTGCTCGCCGTACGCGGCGCTGATGGGCTGCACCCACTCGCTGGTGTGCCCGCCCAGGTCGTCCAGGTCCAGCAGGCCGCCGGTGTCGCGGGCGTGCGCGGCGACGCGGCGGGCCAGTTCGCCGTCGTAGAAGTCGGCGGCCCCGCTGCGCC from Deinococcus seoulensis includes the following:
- a CDS encoding gamma-glutamyltransferase family protein; protein product: MTSSSVYSSVRQPVFARQGMVATSQPLAAQVGLHVLRGGGNAVDAAIATAAALTVVEPTSNGIGSDLFALVWDGGELHGLNASGRSPARLTRDALGGQDMPTHGWLPVTVPGTPRGWADLHARFGRLPFAQLMEGAVHYARSGYPLSPVLAENWARGIRAHRARTGPEFDHWRHVFAPQGFTARPGELWHSPEHADTLERIGRSGAADFYDGELARRVAAHARDTGGLLDLDDLGGHTSEWVQPISAAYGEHRLWEIPPNGQGLAALIALGIVNGLTLPDHRDDPAGLHAQIEAMKLGFADAHRYVADPQHSAVPVDALLSPAYLSARRALIGEQALDPQAGDPNSHGTVYLAAADRDGQMVSLIQSNYMGFGSGVVVPGTGIALQNRGHNFSMQAGHPNEIAPRKRPYHTIIPGFLTRADQPVGPFGVMGGFMQPQGHLQVTLNTVRYGLNPQQALDAPRWQWTGGKTVEVEHELGAVQARALQARGHDVQVQLNPNAFGRGQIIWRDPRTGVLVGGSESRTDGQVAAY